The Engraulis encrasicolus isolate BLACKSEA-1 chromosome 4, IST_EnEncr_1.0, whole genome shotgun sequence genome includes a window with the following:
- the LOC134447521 gene encoding elongation factor 1-alpha-like: protein MGKEKTHISIVVIGHVDSGKSTTTGHLIYKCGGIDKRTIEKFEKEAAEMGKGSFKYAWVLDKLKAERERGITIDIALWKFETTKYYVTIIDAPGHRDFIKNMITGTSQADCAVLIVAAGVGEFEAGISKNGQTREHALLAFTLGVKQLIIGINKMDNTEPPYSQKRYEEITKEVSTYIKKIGYNPAAVAFVPISGWHGDNMLEASTKMGWFKGWAIERKEGKAGGTTLLEALDSILPPSRPTEKALRLPLQDVYKIGGIGTVPVGRVETGILKPGMVVTFAPSNVTTEVKSVEMHHESLPEALPGDNVGFNVKNVSVKDIRRGNVAGDSKNDPPMEAASFNAQVIVLNHPGQISAGYAPVLDCHTAHIACKFSELKEKIDRRSGKKLEDNPKNLKSGDAAIVEMIPGKPMCVESFSNYPPLGRFAVRDMKQTVAVGVIKSVEKKAAGQGKVTKAAQKATKK from the exons ATGGGCAAGGAAAAGACGCATATCAGCATCGTGGTTATCGGCCATGTCGACTCTGGAAAGTCCACCACCACCGGCCATCTCATCTACAAATGCGGTGGTATCGACAAGAGAACCATTGAGAAGTTCGAGAAGGAGGCCGCTGAGATGGGAAAGGGCTCCTTCAAGTATGCCTGGGTGCTAGACAAACTGAAGGCCGAGCGTGAGCGTG GTATCACCATCGACATTGCTCTCTGGAAGTTCGAGACTACCAAGTACTACGTTACAATCATCGATGCCCCCGGCCACAGGGACTTCATCAAGAACATGATCACTGGCACATCGCAGgctgactgtgctgtgctgattgTCGCTGCCGGTGTGGGTGAGTTCGAGGCTGGTATCTCCAAGAATGGACAGACCCGCGAGCACGCCCTCCTGGCCTTCACCCTGGGAGTGAAACAGCTCATCATTGGCATCAACAAGATGGACAACACCGAGCCCCCATACAGCCAGAAGCGCTACGAGGAAATCACCAAGGAAGTCAGCACCTACATCAAGAAAATCGGCTACAACCCCGCCGCTGTGGCTTTCGTGCCCATCTCCGGTTGGCACGGAGACAACATGCTGGAGGCCAGCACCAAGATGGGATGGTTCAAGGGATGGGCGATCGAGCGTAAAGAGGGGAAGGCCGGCGGTACCACTCTCCTGGAAGCCCTGGACTCCATCCTGCCACCCTCCCGCCCCACCGAGAAGGCCCTCCGCCTGCCCCTGCAGGACGTCTACAAGATTGGAGGAATCGGAACCGTACCCGTTGGCCGTGTTGAGACCGGCATCCTGAAGCCCGGCATGGTCGTCACCTTCGCCCCATCCAACGTGACCACTGAGGTCAAGTCTGTGGAGATGCACCACGAGTCCCTCCCCGAGGCTCTTCCCGGCGACAACGTTGGTTTCAACGTCAAGAACGTGTCTGTGAAGGACATCCGTCGTGGAAACGTGGCTGGAGACAGCAAGAATGACCCACCCATGGAGGCTGCTTCCTTCAACGCTCAG GTCATCGTCTTGAACCACCCTGGTCAGATCAGCGCTGGTTACGCACCTGTGCTGGATTGCCACACTGCTCACATCGCCTGCAAGTTCTCTGAGCTCAAGGAGAAGATCGATCGTCGTTCTGGCAAGAAGCTTGAGGACAACCCCAAGAACCTGAAGTCCGGTGACGCCGCCATAGTTGAGATGATCCCCGGCAAACCCATGTGCGTCGAGAGCTTCTCCAACTACCCTCCTCTTGGTCGTTTCGCTGTGCGTGACATGAAGCAGACCGTGGCTGTCGGAGTCATCAAGAGCGTGGAGAAGAAGGCCGCCGGCCAGGGCAAGGTGACCAAGGCCGCACAGAAGGCGACCAAGAAATGA
- the dldh gene encoding dihydrolipoyl dehydrogenase, mitochondrial, with the protein MQSWNQLYRTLAKRGSHLPGKLHPSSALSVRTYADKAQIEADVTVVGSGPGGYVAAIKSAQLGFKTVCVEKNATLGGTCLNVGCIPSKALLNNSYLYHLAHGKDFENRGIEISGISLNLEKMMAQKSGAVKALTGGIAHLFKQNKVTHVSGFGRVTGKNQVTAQLGDGTEQVINTKNILLATGSEVTPFPGIQVDEESIVSSTGALCLKKVPESMIVIGAGVIGVELGSVWQRLGSKVTAVEFLGHVGGMGIDMEISKNFQRVLQKQGMKFKLGTKVMGATKRADGMYDVAVEAAKGGKAETLTCEVLLVCIGRRPFTQNLGLESVGIELDNRGRIPINSRFQTKVPSIYAIGDVVAGPMLAHKAEDEGIICVEGMAGGAVHIDYNCVPSVIYTHPEVAWVGKTEEQLKEEGVPYKVGKFPFAANSRAKTNADTDGLVKILSHKETDRLMGAHILGSGAGEMINEAALAMEYGASCEDIARVCHAHPTVSEAFREANLAASFGKPINF; encoded by the exons ATGCAGAGTTGGAACCAGCTATATCGTACCCTGGCAAAG CGGGGCTCACATCTGCCTGGCAAGCTCCATCCGTCGTCTGCGTTGTCTGTAAGGACGTATGCTGACAAAGCACAGA TTGAAGCTGATGTAACAGTGGTGGGATCGGGTCCTGGCGGTTATGTTGCTGCTATTAAGTCAGCACAGCTGGGTTTCAAG ACGGTGTGTGTGGAGAAGAATGCCACTCTCGGAGGAACCTGCTTGAACGTCGGTTGCATACCCTCTAAG GCACTCTTAAACAATTCATACCTCTACCATCTTGCACATGGGAAAGACTTTGAAAACAGAGGGATAGAAA TTTCAGGTATATCCCTAAACCTGGAGAAGATGATGGCACAGAAGAGCGGAGCAGTCAAAGCCTTGACAGGAGGCATTGCACATTTATTCAAACAGAACAAA GTCACACATGTGAGTGGGTTTGGGAGGGTCACTGGTAAGAACCAGGTCACAGCCCAGCTTGGAGACGGCACGGAGCAGGTCATCAACACCAAGAACATCCTCCTCGCCACCGGCTCAGAAGTCACCCCCTTCCCCGGTATCCAG GTTGATGAAGAATCTATCGTGTCCTCAACTGGAGCACTCTGCCTGAAGAAGGTTCCCGAGAGTATGATTGTGATTGGGGCTGGTGTCATCGGAGTAGAACTG GGATCTGTATGGCAGCGATTGGGGTCCAAAGTGACAGCCGTTGAGTTCCTGGGCCACGTTGGCGGCATGGGTATCGACATGGAGATCTCCAAGAACTTCCAGCGCGTGCTCCAGAAGCAGGGCATGAAGTTCAAACTGGGCACCAAGGTCATGGGTGCCACCAAGAGGGCAGACGGAATGTACGACGTTGC GGTGGAGGCAGCAAAGGGGGGCAAGGCGGAGACGTTGACGTGTGAGGTGCTGCTGGTGTGTATCGGCCGGCGGCCCTTCACCCAGAACCTGGGCCTGGAGTCGGTGGGCATCGAGCTGGACAACAGAGGCAGGATCCCCATCAACAGCCGCTTCCAGACCAAAGTGCCCAG CATCTATGCCATTGGCGACGTGGTGGCCGGGCCCATGCTTGCCCACAAGGCGGAGGACGAGGGCATCATCTGTGTGGAGGGCATGGCGGGCGGTGCCGTGCACATCGACTACAACTGCGTGCCCTCCGTCATCTACACGCATCCAGAGGTGGCCTGGGTGGGCAAGACGGAGGAACAGCTCAAGGAGGAG GGTGTACCATACAAAGTTGGCAAATTCCCATTCGCCGCCAACAGCAGAGCGAAGACGAACGCGGACACAGACGGACTGGTGAAGATCCTGAgtcacaaagagacagacaggctaaTGGGAGCTCACATCCTGGGATCG GGTGCTGGAGAGATGATCAACGAGGCGGCGTTAGCGATGGAGTACGGAGCATCATGTGAGGATATTGCCAGAGTATGCCACGCTCATCCT ACGGTGTCAGAAGCCTTCAGAGAAGCCAATCTAGCAGCCTCGTTTGGAAAACCCATCAACTTCTAG